The DNA window ATTTTGTTCACAGCCATTTGTTTCCTGTTCATTTTAATCCTCATTCATCATTCAGACATCGTCCATGCAGTCAACAATTACCCCTTATAAAAGGCAAGTGGTCCTTCTTTGGTCATCATGGTAGCAGCACAGTTGAGGGTGCTTCTGTACTGGCCAAGAGAAGAGTTCATATATCTTGTCTTGACCACATCGACAGGCGAAGCGATGACTGTCGTGCATAACCCTGCACCGAAGGCTGATAGAAAGTGGCAGGGCAGGTTGTCTGTGGAGCGAAGGCTGTAAATTAGTGTCCCAGGAAAAGAAACACTAAAATCCACTGGATTATGTTGGGTGCAGCCATTGTTTCACCTGTCAGGGGCGTGGACTTTAGAAGTGTATCCTTGATGAAGTCGTACGTCACCAGTTCTGTGCAGTTGACTGTCGCGTTCCGTACAATGTTTGGAGCTGTACCTGTGCGACGGAGTAAAATAAGCCCATTTATTGTAAGAAACTGGAGAATAACCTCAAGGATACTCACAGCTATCATAAAATAATCTATACCTTTCCATAGGCCACGGATGCCTTCTTCCCTAGCAATGGTCCTGTAAGCATCTATGGTGCTACAGTAGCGTCTGGCGAGCCCAGTGGACCTGGCCTGTGCCTGGAAGCGGACTTTCACCACATCTGTGGGCTGAGCTAACACAACCGCCATGGCACCTGTGGTAGATCCCGCAAGCAGCTGAGTGCCAATGCCTACATCTGAACCAGAGAAGAGGGAGGTGATTGTCGCAGGACTTTCACAACTAGaccaacaataaaaacacattcacagataCTTACGCTCAGAGCCTCGGTTGTAGAACTGCTTTACAGAGTCGTAGAGGCCAATGCGGACAGAGGCGAAGCTCATCTGCCTCTGGAGTCCTGCCACCAGTCCACTGTAAAGACTCCTGGGTCCTTCTGTGCGCACCATggtactgatggtgccaaacaCACCTCGATACTTCACCGCTGACCCATTCCCTGCTGCTACAGATGCTATGGCCTCCCCTTGGATCTGTGCAAGGACAATGGGAAATGGAAATTCAATTAAAGATAAGAAATGATGTGGTTAAGAGGGCCTATACATAACATGGTATATTTATACACTcaccggccactttattaggcacacctgttcaattgcttgttaacacaaagagctaatcagccaatcacatggcagcTACTCAATGCATTTAGGCATCTACTCTAAGAGACTTGCTGAAGTTCAAGTGACTTTGAACATGGCATGGTTGTTGGTGCCAGATGGGCTGgtct is part of the Paralichthys olivaceus isolate ysfri-2021 chromosome 15, ASM2471397v2, whole genome shotgun sequence genome and encodes:
- the LOC109628462 gene encoding dicarboxylate carrier UCP2-like, which produces MVGFEPADVPLSAAVKFFGAGTAACIADLLTFPLDTAEVRLQIQGEAIASVAAGNGSAVKYRGVFGTISTMVRTEGPRSLYSGLVAGLQRQMSFASVRIGLYDSVKQFYNRGSEHVGIGTQLLAGSTTGAMAVVLAQPTDVVKVRFQAQARSTGLARRYCSTIDAYRTIAREEGIRGLWKGTAPNIVRNATVNCTELVTYDFIKDTLLKSTPLTDNLPCHFLSAFGAGLCTTVIASPVDVVKTRYMNSSLGQYRSTLNCAATMMTKEGPLAFYKGFMLSFLRMSSWNVVMFVTYEQLKRAMMTGC